One part of the Sorangiineae bacterium MSr11954 genome encodes these proteins:
- a CDS encoding RNA polymerase sigma factor gives MPSATLHESSFDARREVPVVVTPSDVELVQRVRKGDSWAKEALYRKYFGPIWSTVLRLLGNRTDAEDVVQDTFAIALSEFESLRQPEAVGGWLMQIAVRQTHRRFRRRKLRRLLGLDRSIDDAPLELLVQRGTSPEVRADLARVDRVLARLPAAHRIAWMLRYVEGGSLEEVAAACSCSLATIKRRISAADDQVRKYVRIEEA, from the coding sequence ATGCCCTCCGCCACACTCCATGAATCGAGCTTCGATGCGCGCCGCGAGGTGCCCGTGGTCGTCACGCCGAGCGACGTCGAGTTGGTCCAGCGTGTTCGCAAAGGGGACAGCTGGGCCAAAGAGGCGCTCTATCGAAAATACTTCGGGCCCATTTGGTCGACGGTCTTGCGCTTGCTCGGCAATCGCACCGACGCGGAGGACGTCGTTCAGGATACATTTGCCATCGCGTTGAGCGAGTTCGAGAGCTTGCGGCAGCCGGAGGCCGTCGGCGGGTGGCTGATGCAAATCGCCGTCCGGCAAACGCACCGCCGCTTTCGCCGGCGCAAATTGAGGCGGCTCTTGGGGCTCGACCGCAGCATCGACGACGCGCCGCTGGAATTGCTGGTGCAGCGCGGGACCTCCCCCGAGGTGCGCGCGGACTTGGCGCGGGTCGATCGGGTTCTTGCGCGCCTTCCCGCGGCCCATCGCATCGCGTGGATGCTCCGTTACGTGGAGGGAGGCTCGCTCGAGGAGGTTGCCGCAGCGTGCAGCTGCTCGCTGGCAACGATCAAACGGCGCATCTCGGCCGCCGATGACCAAGTTCGAAAGTACGTCCGGATCGAGGAGGCATGA
- a CDS encoding helix-turn-helix domain-containing protein, giving the protein MNLDDDKSDSPDQKPGQRAPLRIIAVGGGRGGVGKSLLAQNLAIYLAQLGKAVVLVDADMTGANLHTHFGLSAAQREPSLDLNDTHSFERALVPTSVPGLSMLPAIHDTMEVPSIQRAGRKARWIAKVRSLQAEFVVIDVGPGHGHFALDVMLAADVGIVMTVPEPPAIEATYRFVRAAFVRRLRRALFRDRFRLPVLQRALNDLGGLPGPLDLVRAVIRTDRALASMAWIEAHRMHLQLVVNQTRVRTDLELGTWMSGLSARHYGVPLDELGYIEHDDTVWLTVRRNKPLLIDSPTCKAARNLERIARRVVALLAARVEKGIAPSSFPLEMPTLYAALGITRTSSDEEVRRAYKRQKEIYAVGGLATSSLMNEEQLKAERARLDEAYDTLLDPVRRRAYDLSTFPDTDEPEALAARATRPALAAEQIMLQNELAREIGPETEFTGALLRKVRESQGIEVPEISARTKIAKAHLIAIEEENYGALPAIVYVRGFVAELAKYLKLDPAQVQKTYLRRVREAVAGKGTG; this is encoded by the coding sequence ATGAACTTGGACGACGACAAATCCGACTCCCCGGATCAAAAGCCCGGTCAACGGGCGCCCTTGCGCATCATTGCCGTGGGTGGTGGCCGCGGTGGGGTCGGCAAAAGCCTGCTCGCCCAGAATTTGGCCATTTACCTGGCCCAGCTCGGCAAGGCGGTCGTCCTGGTCGATGCCGACATGACAGGCGCCAACCTGCACACGCACTTTGGCTTGTCGGCCGCCCAGCGGGAACCCTCGCTCGATCTCAACGACACCCACAGCTTCGAGCGCGCCCTGGTGCCGACCAGCGTGCCGGGGCTGAGCATGCTGCCGGCCATCCACGACACCATGGAGGTGCCCTCGATCCAGCGCGCCGGCCGAAAAGCCCGCTGGATCGCGAAGGTGCGGTCGCTGCAAGCGGAGTTCGTGGTGATCGACGTTGGCCCGGGTCACGGTCATTTTGCGCTGGACGTGATGCTCGCGGCCGATGTGGGCATCGTAATGACCGTCCCGGAGCCCCCGGCCATCGAGGCGACCTATCGGTTCGTTCGTGCAGCCTTCGTACGCCGTCTGCGGCGCGCCCTCTTCCGCGATCGCTTTCGCCTGCCGGTGCTGCAGCGCGCGCTCAACGATCTGGGCGGGCTCCCGGGGCCGCTCGATCTGGTGCGCGCGGTCATCCGCACGGACCGGGCGCTGGCCTCCATGGCGTGGATTGAAGCACACCGGATGCACTTGCAACTGGTTGTCAATCAGACGCGCGTGCGCACCGATCTGGAGCTGGGCACCTGGATGAGCGGCCTCTCGGCGCGCCACTACGGGGTGCCGCTGGACGAGCTGGGGTACATCGAGCACGACGACACGGTGTGGCTCACGGTGCGCCGCAACAAGCCGCTGCTCATCGACAGCCCCACGTGCAAGGCCGCCCGAAACCTGGAGCGCATCGCCCGCCGCGTGGTCGCGCTCTTGGCCGCGCGCGTGGAAAAAGGCATCGCGCCATCGAGCTTCCCGCTGGAGATGCCCACGCTCTACGCCGCGCTGGGGATCACCCGCACCTCCAGCGACGAGGAGGTCCGCCGCGCGTACAAGCGGCAGAAAGAAATCTACGCGGTGGGCGGCCTCGCCACCTCGTCGCTCATGAACGAAGAGCAGCTCAAAGCCGAGCGCGCGCGCCTCGACGAAGCCTACGACACCCTGCTCGATCCCGTCCGCCGCCGCGCCTACGATCTCTCGACCTTCCCCGACACCGACGAGCCCGAGGCGCTCGCGGCCCGCGCCACCCGGCCTGCGCTCGCGGCCGAGCAGATCATGCTCCAGAACGAGCTGGCGCGCGAGATCGGCCCCGAGACGGAGTTCACGGGGGCGCTCCTCCGCAAAGTGCGCGAGTCACAGGGCATCGAGGTTCCCGAGATCAGCGCGCGCACGAAGATCGCAAAGGCGCACCTCATCGCCATCGAAGAGGAGAACTACGGCGCGCTGCCGGCCATCGTCTATGTGCGTGGTTTCGTGGCCGAGCTGGCGAAGTATTTGAAGCTCGACCCCGCGCAGGTGCAGAAGACCTATCTGCGCCGGGTGCGCGAGGCGGTCGCGGGCAAGGGTACGGGGTGA
- a CDS encoding PhzF family phenazine biosynthesis protein: protein MLTVPFKQVDVFTDTAFRGNPLAVILDARHLDTAAMQHIARWTNLSETTFVLPPSERHAGAASYRVRIFTPTCELPFAGHPSVGTAHAVLEAGIAKPILDASGRGRLVQECEAGLLPITVDTSAGTVSIRAPEGKPLPDPPGVEALVNDALAGLARGPLAPKLYDTGPLWWLAQLADGAAVRAYVPNLQAIRALTLPTSAIGLAFFGFEDAPDHSLVVRAYCPGYGIDEDPVTGSANAGIGAYLLHAGRLRPGDRYVASQGREVGRHGRVAVHIDDEGQVSIGGHAVTTIDGTIRA from the coding sequence ATGCTCACGGTCCCCTTCAAGCAAGTCGACGTCTTTACCGACACCGCATTCCGCGGCAACCCGCTCGCGGTGATCCTCGACGCCCGTCACTTGGACACCGCGGCCATGCAGCACATCGCAAGGTGGACGAACCTCTCCGAGACGACCTTCGTGCTCCCGCCGAGCGAACGTCATGCTGGCGCCGCAAGCTACCGCGTGCGCATTTTTACACCGACCTGTGAGCTCCCCTTTGCGGGGCACCCCAGCGTGGGAACGGCGCACGCAGTGCTGGAGGCGGGCATCGCCAAGCCGATCCTCGATGCATCGGGGCGGGGCCGGCTCGTGCAGGAGTGCGAAGCCGGGCTCTTGCCCATCACCGTCGACACCTCCGCGGGCACCGTCTCCATTCGCGCGCCGGAGGGCAAGCCGCTCCCGGATCCACCCGGCGTGGAGGCGCTCGTCAACGACGCGCTGGCCGGCCTCGCGCGCGGCCCTTTGGCGCCCAAGCTTTACGACACGGGCCCCCTGTGGTGGCTCGCGCAGCTCGCCGACGGCGCCGCGGTGCGCGCGTACGTTCCGAATCTCCAAGCCATCCGGGCGCTCACCTTGCCCACGTCGGCCATCGGCCTCGCCTTCTTCGGCTTCGAGGACGCCCCCGACCATAGCTTGGTCGTGCGCGCCTACTGCCCCGGCTATGGCATCGACGAAGATCCCGTCACGGGCAGCGCCAACGCGGGCATCGGCGCGTACCTTCTGCACGCGGGCCGCCTGCGCCCGGGCGATCGTTACGTCGCGAGCCAAGGACGCGAGGTGGGCCGCCATGGACGGGTCGCCGTGCACATCGACGACGAGGGGCAGGTCTCCATCGGCGGACACGCCGTCACCACCATCGACGGCACCATCCGCGCGTGA
- a CDS encoding glycosyltransferase family 39 protein gives MSSSPSREERRPTLLATALVLFAVAFVPRILVAHFLAGEPVWDGHYYDFGARRIAQGLGYSDDVRVAGALVWHPWCHYPVGYSGFLGFFYFVLGDAPWVSQLVNAIVSSLLPVFTWMLARRGLSEGRARLAGALCAVHPGLVLYSALVMTEPLAALATLMAFWLTVRDPRPVRGILAGALMLGLGALVRPQALLVAPFLALRVVDRDAPPRLFAWLRRVLPWAVAACAVALLPVLPWTARNCRVMDGCALVSTNAGWNLAIGAFPRATGRFETLRSSDGCREVTGQVQQDRCWFAYGVEQIRSHPLHWLALVPAKLGYTFDQESFPVEYLHEARPQDWPEPRRADLRGVLTAVHRFLLVASLLGCIAFTPTFGRRGARRLAGIRGGKRAVFAQGLLATAVVVFAYAAIALPTPSFWPLAVAIAILPWLPIPGRPAWPSALLLPVALLATTALAHAVFFGEDRYHMVATPVLCILVAAGLRRPAAV, from the coding sequence GTGAGCTCGAGCCCGAGCAGGGAGGAGCGCCGCCCGACTCTTCTCGCAACGGCGCTGGTCCTCTTTGCCGTGGCGTTCGTTCCTCGCATTTTGGTTGCGCATTTTCTGGCGGGCGAGCCTGTGTGGGACGGCCACTATTACGACTTTGGTGCCCGCCGGATCGCGCAGGGCCTGGGCTACTCCGACGACGTTCGCGTCGCGGGCGCGCTCGTTTGGCACCCGTGGTGCCACTATCCGGTCGGCTACAGCGGCTTTCTCGGCTTCTTCTACTTCGTGTTGGGCGACGCGCCGTGGGTCTCGCAGCTGGTCAACGCCATCGTTTCGTCGCTCTTGCCGGTGTTCACTTGGATGCTCGCGCGCCGCGGTTTGAGCGAAGGGCGCGCCCGGCTGGCCGGTGCGCTCTGCGCCGTGCACCCGGGGCTCGTTCTGTACTCCGCCCTGGTCATGACCGAGCCCCTGGCCGCGCTCGCGACCTTGATGGCCTTTTGGCTGACGGTGCGCGATCCGCGGCCGGTGCGCGGGATCCTGGCGGGCGCCCTCATGCTGGGGCTCGGGGCGCTGGTGCGTCCGCAGGCGCTGCTGGTCGCGCCCTTTCTGGCGCTTCGTGTGGTCGATCGCGACGCGCCGCCGCGGCTCTTTGCGTGGCTTCGGCGGGTGCTTCCGTGGGCGGTGGCGGCGTGCGCGGTGGCGCTCTTGCCCGTTTTACCGTGGACGGCGCGCAACTGCCGCGTGATGGACGGCTGCGCGCTGGTGAGCACCAACGCGGGCTGGAACCTCGCCATCGGCGCGTTCCCGCGCGCGACAGGTCGCTTCGAGACGTTGCGCTCGAGCGATGGGTGCCGCGAGGTGACGGGCCAAGTGCAGCAGGATCGCTGCTGGTTCGCGTATGGCGTGGAGCAGATTCGGAGCCATCCGCTGCACTGGCTCGCGCTCGTGCCGGCGAAGCTGGGCTACACGTTCGACCAGGAGTCGTTTCCCGTCGAGTACCTGCACGAGGCGCGTCCGCAGGATTGGCCCGAGCCCCGGCGCGCCGACCTACGCGGCGTCCTCACGGCGGTGCATCGCTTTTTGCTCGTCGCGTCGCTCCTCGGCTGCATCGCCTTCACGCCGACCTTCGGCCGTCGTGGAGCCCGAAGACTCGCCGGCATCCGCGGTGGAAAGCGCGCCGTCTTCGCGCAGGGCCTCCTCGCCACCGCCGTCGTCGTTTTTGCCTACGCCGCCATCGCGCTTCCGACGCCGAGCTTCTGGCCGCTCGCGGTGGCCATCGCGATCCTCCCGTGGCTACCGATTCCGGGCCGGCCCGCGTGGCCCAGCGCGCTCCTCCTGCCCGTGGCGCTCCTTGCGACCACGGCGCTCGCGCACGCCGTTTTCTTCGGCGAGGATCGCTACCACATGGTGGCGACCCCCGTGCTGTGCATCCTGGTCGCCGCGGGCTTGCGAAGGCCGGCCGCGGTCTGA